One genomic region from Neoarius graeffei isolate fNeoGra1 chromosome 4, fNeoGra1.pri, whole genome shotgun sequence encodes:
- the bglapl gene encoding bone gamma-carboxyglutamate (gla) protein, like, whose protein sequence is MKTFTLLILFSVLSACISTGVVDIAAEPDSAPEADPAADAAAASDSSSESDSSSESDSSSESDSASDSASDSASDSASESDSASDSSSSESNSNSVEATGAPDHVMVKRSLATALLRRHRRAGTAAADLTPFQLESLREVCEPNLACEHMSDTDGIVAAYNAYYGPVPF, encoded by the exons ATGAAGACTTTCACCCTCCTCATCCTCTTTTCTGTGCTGTCTGCCTGCATATCCACAGGAG TAGTGGATATCGCTGCTGAACCTGACTCTGCTCCTGAAGCTGATCCTGCAGC TGATGCCGCCGCAGCCTCAGACTCTTCCTCTGAATCAGACTCTTCCTCTGAATCAGACTCATCCTCTGAATCAGATTCCGCCTCAGACTCCGCCTCAGACTCTGCATCTGACTCTGCATCAGAGTCCGATTCTGCCTCTGATTCTTCCTCATCTGAGTCCAACTCTAACAGTGTTGAAG CCACAGGTGCACCTGACCACGTGATGGTGAAGAGATCTCTCGCCACGGCTCTGCTGAGAAGACACAGAAGGGCAGGAACGGCAGCAGCTGACCTGACCCCATTTCAGCTGGAGAG TCTGAGAGAGGTGTGCGAGCCCAACTTGGCCTGTGAACACATGTCTGACACCGACGGGATCGTGGCAGCTTACAACGCATACTACGGCCCTGTCCCTTTCTAA